The Hymenobacter sp. GOD-10R genome includes a window with the following:
- a CDS encoding multidrug effflux MFS transporter has product MTKQRYVFLILILGSLSALGPFSIDMYLPGFPAIAQDLHTTVAQVALSLSSFFVGVSAGQLLYGPLLDRFGRKKPLYVGLVVYVLASIGCYEAHSIDALIWLRLLQAVGSCAASVAAVAMVRDLFPVQDSPKVFALLMLVISASPMLAPTIGGYMVASFGWQSVFLILFAMGALMLVASVFWLPESYAPDPTYSLHPRPILTAFWSVLRNPQFFTYALTGAMTFGGLLAYVSGSPLVFMDIFHVSSQVYGWIFALLSVGFIGSSQVNSWLLRYYRSEQIVLAAMLCQSVIGLVFLLGATQGWFGVVGTIVMLFLFLCCLGFSNPNAAALSIAPFSKNAGSAAALMGATQMAVGALASFGVSFFNTHTAVPMVTIMAASALLALLIQLVGRRLIGEPVAVSEEAGVMVH; this is encoded by the coding sequence ATGACCAAACAACGCTACGTTTTCCTGATCCTCATTCTTGGTTCGCTCTCCGCACTCGGACCGTTTTCCATTGATATGTACCTGCCGGGCTTTCCGGCCATTGCCCAAGATCTACATACCACTGTTGCACAAGTGGCGCTTTCCTTGTCTAGCTTTTTCGTGGGCGTATCGGCTGGGCAGCTGCTGTATGGGCCGTTGCTAGACCGCTTTGGGCGTAAAAAACCCTTGTATGTTGGCCTGGTCGTGTACGTGCTGGCATCCATTGGCTGCTACGAGGCCCACAGCATCGACGCGCTGATTTGGTTGCGCTTGTTGCAAGCGGTGGGCAGCTGCGCCGCCTCCGTGGCGGCCGTAGCGATGGTGCGCGACCTATTTCCGGTGCAGGATAGCCCCAAAGTGTTTGCCTTGTTGATGCTGGTAATCAGCGCTTCGCCGATGCTGGCGCCCACTATTGGCGGCTACATGGTGGCTTCCTTTGGCTGGCAATCCGTGTTTCTCATCTTGTTTGCGATGGGCGCGCTGATGTTGGTCGCTAGCGTTTTCTGGCTGCCGGAAAGCTACGCCCCCGACCCGACCTACTCACTGCACCCACGCCCCATCCTGACGGCGTTCTGGTCGGTGCTGCGCAACCCCCAGTTTTTCACCTACGCCCTCACCGGCGCCATGACGTTTGGCGGCTTGCTGGCTTACGTGTCGGGTTCGCCGTTGGTGTTCATGGATATTTTCCACGTGAGCAGCCAGGTGTACGGCTGGATTTTTGCCTTGCTGTCGGTGGGTTTCATTGGCTCTAGCCAGGTAAATAGCTGGCTGTTGCGCTATTATCGTAGCGAGCAAATCGTGCTGGCGGCCATGCTCTGCCAGTCGGTTATTGGCTTGGTGTTTCTGCTAGGCGCCACGCAAGGCTGGTTTGGCGTGGTAGGTACCATCGTGATGCTCTTCCTTTTCCTGTGCTGCCTAGGTTTCTCTAACCCCAATGCGGCCGCCCTTTCCATTGCGCCTTTCTCCAAGAATGCCGGGAGTGCGGCGGCGCTGATGGGCGCTACGCAAATGGCCGTGGGTGCCCTAGCTTCGTTCGGTGTGAGCTTTTTCAACACGCACACGGCTGTGCCGATGGTCACTATCATGGCGGCTTCGGCTTTGCTGGCACTACTTATTCAACTTGTCGGTCGCCGTCTTATCGGTGAGCCGGTAGCAGTTAGTGAAGAAGCTGGCGTAATGGTGCACTAG
- a CDS encoding chromate resistance protein ChrB domain-containing protein has translation MQWVTREHPKIDRLACPWLILRFIDPQAEILYVPADTVLLTAEQTGAIPFDVPNVELSHYGRECTFDYLLKKYALRDPALHAMAPIIRGADTDNHALAQQAAGLWAISAGLAYNIRDDQQLLQQGLVLYDALYSWAKHLQGQPHTQQPEEQLLVQVYETYLQRTQNRSAPPPAWAVQLRELIQDHLDTNLSLRLTEVADTLQVNPSYLSREFARYFDDLSFGEYIRKLRIEKALQLLDTTTYSLAEIAYLTGFSDQSHFTRIFKQHTGQSPASYRKKQLRK, from the coding sequence ATGCAATGGGTCACCCGCGAGCATCCCAAGATTGACCGCCTAGCTTGTCCCTGGCTGATCCTTCGTTTCATCGATCCGCAAGCGGAAATCCTGTACGTGCCCGCCGACACCGTTCTCCTGACCGCCGAGCAAACGGGGGCTATTCCCTTTGATGTGCCCAACGTCGAGCTTTCGCACTACGGCCGCGAGTGCACGTTCGATTACTTGCTGAAAAAATATGCCCTGCGCGACCCGGCCTTGCACGCCATGGCGCCCATCATCCGCGGCGCCGACACCGACAACCACGCCCTGGCCCAGCAAGCGGCCGGGCTGTGGGCCATTTCCGCCGGCCTAGCCTACAACATCCGCGACGATCAGCAGCTACTCCAGCAAGGCCTTGTGCTGTATGATGCGCTGTATAGTTGGGCCAAACACCTGCAAGGCCAGCCGCACACCCAGCAGCCGGAGGAGCAACTCCTGGTGCAAGTGTACGAGACCTACCTGCAGCGCACCCAAAACCGCAGCGCGCCCCCACCTGCCTGGGCCGTACAGCTGCGCGAGCTGATTCAGGACCACCTCGACACCAACCTGAGTTTGCGCCTTACGGAAGTAGCCGACACGCTGCAGGTGAACCCTAGCTACTTATCGCGGGAGTTTGCGCGCTACTTCGACGACCTATCGTTTGGCGAATACATCCGCAAGCTGCGCATCGAAAAGGCGCTGCAACTGCTGGATACTACCACGTATTCGCTGGCTGAAATAGCCTACCTCACTGGCTTCTCCGACCAGAGTCATTTCACTCGCATCTTTAAGCAGCACACCGGGCAAAGCCCCGCCAGTTATCGTAAAAAGCAGCTGCGAAAGTAA
- a CDS encoding OmpA family protein: MKNIMREGGTVLDSINTCFTAELLQQISTALNQSPPVVRQGLDRLVPLVVNSLQNWVARPSGGEALWNLTQHAHQARSLAQLATPTAFGGRGVRLMQELLGSTYASITTPLRTATNLPEEAFNWVLEVAVAAVLGTLGQYAADHQLDSTRLGRWLRQQQSVAAAQPLQPTETFVPPSTAPRPTPAPEPPLHRYTVAGAGTWEKVGGGITFTPTRARSWFTKQRRWQLAVAAVLVLGVGYLASLFFTDSEFTPAAAVTAPVTDATAAPAATSAVAASYNEAEANSAAPLTTSLPAGHYDPVTDTYIYTIGQPLVLTLPDGSKQRVGSNSTEYRLYHLLTDPAQRLETQNTPSAWINVDRVYFTAGQASLTAESQQQLQNLASILKAFPQARIKLGGYTDSTGDVEKNLLLSQSRASAAMQALIKLGVDANRLQAEGYGAQDFVASNVGPVGRALNRRLSLCVLNPATAATPGPALAAIPAALPATTAAAASASAHHAKPATKRRRVVRHRSKTGKWFRGLIKKIRGKRTQQHR; this comes from the coding sequence TTGAAAAACATCATGCGCGAAGGTGGAACGGTGCTAGATTCTATCAACACCTGCTTTACGGCAGAGCTTCTTCAGCAAATAAGTACTGCGCTGAACCAGAGCCCTCCCGTTGTTAGGCAGGGGCTTGATCGGCTTGTGCCCTTGGTGGTTAATAGCTTGCAAAACTGGGTAGCGCGGCCCAGCGGCGGCGAAGCCCTCTGGAACCTTACCCAGCACGCTCACCAAGCTAGGTCACTTGCCCAACTGGCCACGCCTACTGCTTTTGGGGGGCGGGGCGTGCGCCTTATGCAAGAGCTGCTTGGCAGCACGTACGCCAGCATCACTACACCCCTGCGCACAGCGACCAACCTGCCCGAAGAAGCTTTCAACTGGGTTCTGGAAGTAGCCGTGGCAGCGGTGCTAGGTACCCTCGGCCAGTACGCCGCCGATCATCAGCTCGACTCCACTCGCCTCGGTCGTTGGCTACGCCAGCAGCAAAGCGTAGCGGCGGCCCAGCCCTTGCAGCCCACCGAAACGTTCGTTCCGCCCTCCACCGCCCCACGCCCTACCCCAGCGCCCGAACCGCCACTGCATCGCTACACGGTTGCGGGGGCTGGTACGTGGGAGAAAGTGGGCGGCGGCATCACCTTTACTCCCACCAGGGCTAGGTCGTGGTTTACCAAGCAGCGACGCTGGCAGCTAGCCGTGGCAGCGGTGCTGGTTCTGGGGGTGGGCTACCTAGCGAGCTTGTTCTTCACCGATTCGGAGTTTACGCCGGCCGCGGCCGTTACGGCGCCAGTCACCGACGCAACGGCGGCACCCGCAGCAACCAGCGCCGTGGCCGCCAGCTACAACGAAGCCGAGGCCAACAGCGCCGCGCCGCTCACGACGAGCCTGCCCGCCGGCCACTACGACCCCGTCACTGACACGTATATCTACACCATCGGGCAGCCGTTGGTGCTCACCCTACCCGACGGCAGCAAGCAGCGCGTAGGTTCCAACTCCACCGAATACCGCCTCTATCACCTGCTCACTGACCCCGCCCAACGCCTCGAAACCCAGAATACGCCTTCCGCCTGGATCAACGTGGACCGGGTGTACTTCACCGCGGGCCAGGCTTCGCTCACGGCCGAGTCGCAGCAACAGTTACAAAACCTAGCGAGCATCTTGAAGGCTTTTCCGCAGGCCCGCATCAAGCTAGGTGGCTACACCGACAGCACCGGCGACGTAGAAAAGAATCTGCTGCTGAGCCAGAGCCGCGCTTCCGCCGCGATGCAAGCACTGATAAAGCTAGGGGTCGATGCCAACCGCCTGCAAGCGGAAGGCTATGGCGCCCAAGATTTTGTGGCTTCCAACGTGGGGCCAGTAGGCCGGGCCCTAAATAGGCGACTGAGCTTATGCGTGCTCAACCCAGCTACGGCTGCTACGCCCGGCCCTGCGTTAGCCGCTATACCGGCTGCCCTGCCTGCCACCACAGCGGCAGCAGCTTCCGCATCGGCACACCATGCGAAGCCGGCAACTAAAAGACGCCGGGTTGTCCGACACCGGTCCAAAACCGGCAAGTGGTTTCGGGGTCTGATCAAGAAGATTCGCGGTAAGCGCACGCAGCAGCACCGCTAA
- the chrA gene encoding chromate efflux transporter gives MNQVLTPVSKPTFAEALRFWVKLGFISFGGPAGQIAIMHTVLVEQKRWISDAKFLHALNYCMLLPGPEAQQLATYIGWLLHGTRGGLAAGILFVLPSVLILLGLSLLYVTIGTLPALQGVFGGLKPAVVAIILLAMVKIGQKSLLSPLHYVVAVASFVGIFWFNVPFPLLIIGAAVVALVAQRWFPAPAGSAAAQAKAAQAEEGYFLTSQSVVPGTGFSLPRLVRQLGVSVALWALPFGLFWLLAPDFSFWRRLSTFFTQAALVTFGGAYAVLPYVAQVSVEKLHWLTHGQMLDGLALGETTPGPLIMVLAFVGFMGGYTHFGGALGLGALGLLTTTYFTFLPCFVFILVGAPLIERTQHNAHLKAVLSIITAAVVGVVLNLAVYLGRAVLFPTGRFDLADLHWPSLVWLLISLVALYRFKVNMILWIGISAGVGLLYYLLSGYLG, from the coding sequence ATGAACCAAGTGCTTACTCCTGTTTCTAAACCCACCTTCGCTGAGGCTTTGCGCTTCTGGGTCAAGCTAGGGTTCATCAGCTTTGGTGGGCCAGCCGGTCAGATTGCCATTATGCACACCGTGCTGGTGGAACAAAAGCGCTGGATTTCGGACGCTAAGTTTCTACACGCGCTCAACTATTGCATGCTGCTGCCCGGTCCTGAAGCCCAGCAGCTTGCCACCTACATCGGGTGGCTTCTGCACGGCACGCGGGGCGGCTTGGCGGCCGGTATTCTGTTTGTGTTGCCTTCGGTGCTCATCTTACTGGGACTGAGCCTGCTGTATGTCACCATCGGTACGCTGCCGGCCTTGCAGGGCGTATTTGGCGGGCTGAAACCGGCGGTCGTGGCTATTATTCTGCTGGCTATGGTGAAGATCGGGCAGAAATCGTTGCTGAGTCCGCTGCACTACGTGGTGGCAGTAGCTAGCTTCGTGGGCATCTTTTGGTTCAATGTGCCTTTCCCGCTCTTAATCATAGGAGCGGCCGTGGTGGCGCTGGTGGCGCAGCGGTGGTTTCCGGCGCCGGCTGGCTCGGCTGCAGCGCAGGCCAAAGCGGCACAAGCCGAAGAAGGGTACTTCCTGACTTCGCAATCGGTGGTGCCAGGTACGGGCTTTTCGCTGCCGCGCCTGGTGCGACAGCTGGGGGTATCTGTGGCATTGTGGGCGCTGCCGTTTGGGTTGTTCTGGCTGCTGGCACCCGATTTTTCGTTTTGGCGCCGGCTCAGCACGTTCTTCACCCAGGCCGCGCTGGTCACCTTTGGCGGGGCGTACGCGGTGCTGCCCTACGTGGCCCAGGTGAGCGTAGAGAAGCTGCACTGGCTCACGCACGGGCAGATGCTCGACGGCCTAGCTTTGGGCGAAACCACGCCGGGGCCACTCATTATGGTGCTGGCCTTTGTGGGCTTTATGGGTGGCTACACGCACTTCGGCGGTGCACTCGGCCTAGGTGCGCTCGGCCTGCTGACGACCACCTACTTCACCTTCCTGCCCTGCTTTGTGTTCATCCTGGTGGGGGCGCCGCTGATTGAGCGCACCCAGCACAACGCGCACTTAAAAGCGGTACTGAGCATCATCACGGCAGCTGTGGTAGGCGTCGTACTGAACTTGGCGGTTTACCTAGGTCGGGCGGTACTGTTTCCCACTGGGCGCTTTGACTTAGCTGACCTGCACTGGCCTAGCTTGGTATGGCTGCTCATTTCGCTTGTGGCCCTGTACCGGTTTAAGGTAAATATGATACTTTGGATTGGTATCAGCGCCGGCGTTGGCTTATTATACTACTTACTTTCTGGCTACCTAGGTTAA
- a CDS encoding aldo/keto reductase, with protein sequence MSEVTSFPTTFNLGGDLTINRLGYGAMRITGDGIWGPPKDHDESIRVLQRAVELGINFIDTADSYGPNVSEELIAEALHPYRAGLVIATKGGLLRTGPNQWPINSHPDHLQEALEGSLKRLKLDQIDLYQLHRVDPNVPFEQTLEFLQKVQEQGLVKHIGLSEVDVDQIKKAQEYVKVVSVQNMYSVDNRKWEAELTYCEEQNMAFIPWYPLSGGNQQALDKLGQIAQKHDATPQQVALSWLLHRSPNILLIPGTSKVKHLEENVKAGSIELSQEDLQALENLNG encoded by the coding sequence ATGTCAGAAGTGACCAGCTTTCCTACCACCTTCAACCTAGGTGGCGACCTGACCATTAATCGCCTAGGCTACGGCGCCATGCGCATCACCGGCGACGGCATCTGGGGTCCACCCAAAGACCACGACGAATCTATCCGGGTGCTGCAACGCGCCGTAGAGCTAGGCATCAACTTCATTGATACGGCCGACAGCTACGGCCCAAACGTATCGGAGGAGTTGATTGCCGAGGCCCTGCACCCCTATCGCGCCGGCCTCGTCATTGCCACCAAAGGCGGCTTGCTACGCACCGGCCCGAATCAATGGCCCATTAACTCTCACCCCGACCACTTGCAGGAAGCGCTGGAAGGCAGCCTCAAGCGCCTGAAGCTCGACCAAATCGACCTGTACCAACTGCACCGCGTCGACCCGAACGTGCCGTTCGAGCAGACTTTAGAGTTCCTGCAAAAGGTTCAGGAGCAAGGTTTGGTGAAGCACATTGGCCTCTCGGAGGTAGATGTCGATCAGATCAAGAAAGCCCAAGAGTATGTGAAAGTGGTATCGGTGCAGAACATGTACAGCGTCGATAACCGTAAGTGGGAAGCCGAGCTTACCTACTGCGAGGAGCAGAACATGGCCTTTATTCCGTGGTATCCGCTGAGCGGCGGCAACCAGCAAGCCCTCGACAAGCTAGGTCAGATTGCGCAGAAGCATGATGCCACGCCCCAGCAGGTAGCCCTGAGTTGGCTGCTGCACCGCTCGCCCAATATCCTGCTCATTCCGGGCACCTCGAAAGTGAAGCACTTGGAAGAGAATGTGAAGGCGGGTTCCATCGAGCTTTCTCAGGAAGACTTGCAGGCATTGGAAAACCTGAACGGCTAA
- a CDS encoding response regulator transcription factor: MQILVIEDEPGIARFLKQGLEEEGYGIDVADTGTVGLRQALSQHYDLLLVDWMLPELTGLELCKQLRAQGNLTPLIFLTAKDTVQDTIAGLQAGANDYIKKPFHFEELLERIRVQLRTATATPERFSVGPIVLDVATHQVYKDDEEIVLTQKEFALLEYLLRHKGNVCRRQKIIEHVWEIHFEYNTGIIDVYMNALRKKLRLGKDEEYLQTIRGIGYVARD, encoded by the coding sequence ATGCAAATACTAGTAATCGAAGATGAGCCTGGCATTGCCCGTTTTCTGAAGCAAGGGCTGGAGGAAGAAGGCTACGGCATCGACGTGGCAGACACGGGTACGGTGGGCTTACGCCAAGCGCTCAGCCAGCACTACGACCTGTTGCTCGTCGATTGGATGCTGCCTGAGCTCACGGGGCTGGAACTGTGCAAGCAACTGCGGGCACAGGGCAACCTAACGCCACTGATCTTCCTCACGGCCAAAGACACCGTGCAAGATACCATCGCGGGTTTGCAGGCTGGCGCCAACGACTACATCAAGAAGCCGTTTCACTTCGAGGAGCTGCTGGAACGCATTCGGGTACAGTTGCGCACGGCTACAGCCACGCCCGAGCGGTTTTCCGTCGGGCCCATCGTGCTCGACGTCGCCACGCACCAGGTCTATAAAGACGACGAAGAAATCGTGCTTACCCAAAAAGAGTTTGCGCTGCTCGAGTATCTACTGCGCCACAAAGGCAACGTCTGCCGGCGCCAGAAGATTATTGAGCACGTGTGGGAGATTCATTTTGAGTATAACACCGGCATCATCGACGTATATATGAATGCGCTGCGCAAAAAGCTGCGCTTAGGCAAGGATGAAGAGTACCTGCAAACCATTCGCGGCATTGGCTATGTCGCGCGCGATTGA
- a CDS encoding ScyD/ScyE family protein produces MQLKSYSSLALLALFTAAGCDDIEPIITAEPTHFIPEVVASGLTLPLGMSFDGLGRAWVTESGTGKNDARVSLITKDGKVYPVITGLASAVSNESIEGIGHVLYQEGILYILEGATGTLYTANVAGFKPGDAPVDAKTLPKEDIGTFVKAQMLTNPINTNVYNLTLGPNGDLYIVDSGANAVIKRNSQTKALSVFARIPSVAPNTDAVPTGITFDGQKFLVSGLSGFPFTAGATKIHRVDLAGNVSDYQTGFTTLTDITLSANNKPIVVQYARFSLAPPIPGFQARTGLITNGDKTVLLDGLDRPTDIERVNDRLYYVLNTGDGTLMKLTF; encoded by the coding sequence ATGCAGTTAAAATCCTATTCATCCCTGGCCCTATTAGCCTTGTTTACCGCCGCCGGCTGCGACGACATTGAGCCCATCATTACGGCCGAACCAACTCACTTTATCCCCGAGGTAGTAGCCTCCGGCTTGACGCTCCCCTTGGGCATGAGCTTCGACGGGCTAGGGCGAGCCTGGGTGACGGAGAGCGGCACAGGCAAAAATGACGCGCGCGTTTCGCTGATCACCAAGGATGGCAAGGTATATCCGGTCATTACGGGGCTAGCTTCTGCTGTATCCAACGAATCCATCGAGGGTATTGGACACGTGCTGTACCAGGAAGGAATTTTGTATATACTAGAAGGTGCTACCGGCACACTGTACACTGCGAATGTGGCGGGCTTCAAGCCCGGCGATGCGCCAGTTGACGCCAAAACACTACCCAAGGAAGACATCGGCACTTTTGTGAAGGCGCAGATGCTAACCAACCCCATCAACACCAACGTTTACAATCTCACCTTAGGCCCCAATGGCGACCTCTACATCGTCGATTCGGGAGCCAACGCGGTTATTAAACGTAACAGCCAGACCAAGGCACTCAGCGTATTCGCCCGGATTCCGAGCGTGGCGCCAAACACCGATGCGGTGCCGACGGGCATCACCTTCGATGGGCAGAAGTTTCTGGTCAGTGGCCTGAGTGGCTTCCCATTCACGGCGGGCGCTACGAAGATTCACCGCGTCGACCTAGCCGGTAACGTCTCTGATTATCAGACGGGCTTCACCACACTCACCGATATCACGCTGTCGGCCAACAACAAACCCATTGTTGTTCAGTACGCCCGGTTTTCACTCGCGCCGCCCATTCCTGGTTTCCAAGCCCGCACGGGCCTTATCACCAATGGCGATAAAACAGTCCTGCTCGACGGCCTTGACCGCCCTACGGATATCGAACGAGTCAACGACCGGCTGTACTACGTGCTCAACACTGGCGACGGCACCCTCATGAAACTCACGTTTTAG
- a CDS encoding thioredoxin family protein, giving the protein MRFLAFCLFALLTVFQTQAQTSSVTWKGDLAAALQEAKTTNKPVLAVFSGSDWCKPCIMLKQEVFDQPEFAQYAQDKLVLARFDFPRSKKNKLPAEQTKQNEQAAAQLNKEGAFPLVVLLSPEGKVLAKTGYRPGGPAAYDAYLTQLLAKR; this is encoded by the coding sequence ATGCGCTTTCTTGCCTTCTGCCTTTTTGCGTTGCTGACTGTCTTTCAAACGCAGGCGCAAACCTCATCCGTCACCTGGAAGGGTGACCTAGCTGCTGCCTTGCAAGAAGCCAAAACTACCAACAAGCCGGTGCTGGCCGTTTTCTCGGGCTCTGATTGGTGCAAGCCCTGCATCATGCTGAAACAAGAGGTGTTCGACCAGCCCGAATTTGCCCAATACGCCCAGGACAAACTGGTGCTGGCCCGCTTCGACTTTCCACGGAGTAAGAAGAACAAGCTTCCCGCTGAGCAAACCAAACAAAACGAACAAGCTGCTGCTCAGCTGAATAAAGAAGGCGCCTTCCCCCTAGTTGTGCTGCTCTCGCCCGAAGGCAAGGTGCTGGCCAAAACGGGCTACCGTCCTGGTGGTCCGGCCGCGTACGACGCTTACCTAACGCAGCTTTTAGCCAAGCGGTAA
- a CDS encoding sensor histidine kinase, with protein sequence MSLAFKDRIALHYMLATAALIALVYLVVFVVVQQQVYSELDTNLRFEAAKHRKELSIANGSIVFAHKGEWEEEEHREVQIDPVFIQVNDLNGRLMDRSPNLKHNQLIFDDPTDGRVPLTSTLHGKAIRQVQVPIVEHGKPVGYLLAAISAEAAQHVLRRLETVLLLSFPAVLLVLFGIARLLAGRSIAPIAQITATTNRITRSNLAERIALPARPDELHTLASAINGLLYRIEQAVEREKQFTSDASHELRTPLAVLKGTLEVLIRKPRSAAEYVENIALSIREIDRLTQLVDQLLLLARFENHAKEVALNRQELSVVSSVHDVLYRHRADLGAKHIRVDVQDPDTPLVTSDPYLVDLILDNVLANAVKYSPANSTIWVELTAERNSLRCTITDQGIGIRSDDLSKIFDPLYRSDALAHKQIAGTGLGLSIVAKACALLNIQVEVRSALGQGTTFTLLFPAEKVRIPEKSPAIV encoded by the coding sequence ATGTCTCTGGCTTTTAAAGACCGCATTGCTCTGCACTATATGCTCGCTACGGCGGCGCTGATAGCGTTGGTGTATCTGGTGGTGTTTGTGGTGGTGCAGCAACAGGTGTACTCGGAGCTGGATACCAACCTGCGCTTTGAAGCGGCCAAGCACCGGAAGGAGCTGTCGATTGCCAACGGCTCGATTGTGTTTGCGCACAAAGGCGAGTGGGAGGAAGAGGAGCACCGCGAAGTGCAGATTGACCCGGTGTTTATTCAGGTGAACGACCTGAACGGCCGGCTGATGGACCGCTCGCCCAATCTGAAACATAACCAGCTCATCTTCGATGACCCCACCGATGGGCGAGTGCCATTGACCTCGACGCTGCACGGTAAGGCCATTCGGCAGGTGCAGGTGCCCATCGTGGAGCATGGCAAGCCGGTGGGCTACCTGTTGGCAGCCATTTCAGCGGAGGCGGCTCAGCACGTGCTCCGCCGCCTCGAAACGGTGCTGCTGCTGTCGTTTCCGGCGGTGTTGCTGGTGTTATTTGGCATTGCGCGCCTGCTAGCGGGGCGCAGCATTGCACCCATTGCCCAAATTACAGCCACCACGAACCGCATCACCCGCAGCAACCTAGCTGAGCGCATTGCTTTACCCGCGCGCCCCGACGAGCTGCACACCCTAGCCAGCGCCATCAACGGGCTGTTGTACCGCATTGAGCAAGCTGTGGAGCGCGAAAAGCAATTTACTTCCGATGCTTCGCACGAGCTGCGCACGCCGTTGGCGGTGCTCAAAGGCACCCTGGAGGTGCTCATTCGCAAGCCCCGTAGCGCGGCCGAGTACGTAGAAAACATAGCCTTAAGTATCCGCGAAATTGACCGGCTCACACAGCTCGTGGATCAGCTGCTGCTGCTGGCGCGGTTCGAGAACCACGCCAAGGAGGTAGCGCTGAACCGCCAGGAGCTGTCGGTGGTGAGCAGTGTGCACGATGTGCTCTACCGCCATCGTGCCGACCTAGGTGCCAAGCATATTCGGGTGGATGTGCAAGATCCAGACACGCCACTTGTCACCTCTGACCCTTATTTGGTCGATCTGATTCTGGATAACGTGCTGGCCAACGCTGTGAAGTACTCCCCGGCCAACTCGACCATTTGGGTGGAGCTGACTGCCGAGCGCAACAGCTTGCGCTGCACCATCACCGACCAAGGCATCGGCATTCGCTCCGATGACCTGAGCAAGATCTTTGACCCTCTGTACCGCTCCGACGCTTTGGCGCACAAACAGATAGCGGGCACGGGGTTGGGCCTTTCCATTGTGGCGAAAGCCTGTGCACTGCTCAATATCCAGGTAGAGGTGCGCAGCGCGCTAGGGCAGGGCACTACGTTCACGCTGCTGTTCCCGGCGGAAAAAGTTAGGATACCAGAAAAAAGCCCCGCCATCGTCTGA
- a CDS encoding DUF1259 domain-containing protein, with protein sequence MSSAPFSRREWLKTSALASTPLWLGPVTSLAGPSAPGKTPALSTADIAAIEQALGKKGNYVEAQATHTTPLPRNDLKVTIKGEAVPISFGFGGWVAIKHTLDGKSAMLMSDTVLLQEEVNPLISAAHANGLEVGAIHNHFFYEEPRIFYMHIHGMGSPAELAKKFAATLKDSKLLPANQPQASGTSAAQSGNTATPAPGSASQLGRELFDLAVLDQIVKYQGVVNGPTYKYTIGRDDLRVTMMGTDMTAAIGLNSWAAFAGKQADAHIAGDIAMLENEVNPVIKALRANNLEVVAVHNHMLFDQPRMVFLHYYGRGPAPVLAAGFRAALDQLGKSTPKAMPMHHQAH encoded by the coding sequence ATGTCATCTGCTCCTTTTTCCCGCCGCGAGTGGCTCAAAACGAGTGCTTTAGCTTCTACGCCATTGTGGCTGGGCCCTGTTACGTCGTTGGCCGGCCCATCCGCTCCCGGCAAAACACCCGCCCTTAGTACCGCCGATATTGCCGCCATCGAGCAGGCATTGGGTAAGAAGGGCAACTACGTAGAGGCGCAGGCCACGCACACCACACCCTTGCCGCGCAACGATTTGAAAGTGACCATCAAAGGAGAAGCCGTACCGATTTCCTTTGGTTTTGGTGGCTGGGTAGCCATCAAGCACACGCTCGACGGCAAGTCGGCCATGCTCATGAGCGACACGGTGCTGTTGCAAGAGGAAGTGAACCCGCTTATTTCGGCGGCGCACGCCAACGGCCTGGAAGTGGGCGCCATCCACAACCACTTTTTCTACGAGGAGCCGCGCATCTTCTACATGCACATTCACGGCATGGGCAGCCCCGCCGAGCTAGCCAAAAAGTTCGCGGCCACGCTGAAAGACTCGAAATTGCTGCCCGCCAATCAGCCGCAAGCTAGCGGCACGTCGGCGGCGCAGTCGGGCAACACGGCCACGCCGGCGCCGGGCTCAGCTTCGCAACTTGGCCGGGAATTGTTTGACCTAGCCGTGCTCGACCAAATTGTGAAGTACCAGGGCGTAGTGAATGGCCCAACGTACAAGTACACCATCGGCCGCGACGACCTACGCGTGACCATGATGGGCACCGACATGACGGCCGCTATCGGCCTGAACTCGTGGGCGGCTTTTGCCGGCAAGCAAGCTGACGCGCACATTGCCGGCGACATTGCTATGCTGGAAAACGAAGTTAATCCGGTTATTAAAGCCTTACGGGCGAATAACTTGGAGGTGGTAGCTGTGCACAATCACATGCTCTTCGATCAGCCCCGCATGGTGTTTCTGCACTACTACGGGCGCGGGCCAGCGCCAGTGCTAGCTGCCGGTTTTCGCGCCGCCCTCGACCAATTAGGCAAGAGCACACCGAAAGCAATGCCAATGCATCATCAAGCGCATTAG